A region of Prochlorococcus marinus subsp. pastoris str. CCMP1986 DNA encodes the following proteins:
- a CDS encoding bifunctional cobalt-precorrin-7 (C(5))-methyltransferase/cobalt-precorrin-6B (C(15))-methyltransferase, producing MTQIIRKVHVIGINSFEFNELPFKLQKLFIETENIAVPDSYFANIKLWAKNNAKNEKLFFASRSDNKLINWLKSQKSDVILFSRGDPLWFGIGRILIENFSKEELSFYPSNTCFQLAFSKLKISWQEAIYVSIHGRDSTKLIEVLKTKPLSLAIITDSKNNGLEIIQNNLLELNLENLYEFWICEEIGFKNEKIRKFNLKEKLPSDISNLNIAVLLRKEKDHVETDIPLFGLKDDTFKTFEDRPNLLTKREVRIQILADLELPENGTIWDIGAGCGSIGLEALKLRPNLKLFCIDKRIGSKELISENARRLGVSPKDIFEEDVNNLFNSNNINSLREAKRIIIGGCDKKTKLRIINELSIHMNCGDIVAIPLIDIQTIKDLRDTLKGNNFEVNLNLIQTYKSLSISEGIRMDPNNPVFLLRGRKLS from the coding sequence ATGACTCAGATAATAAGAAAAGTTCATGTGATAGGAATTAATTCTTTTGAATTTAACGAGCTACCTTTCAAATTACAAAAATTATTTATAGAAACAGAAAATATTGCCGTTCCAGATTCATACTTTGCAAATATTAAATTATGGGCCAAAAATAATGCAAAAAATGAAAAGTTATTCTTCGCTAGCAGAAGTGACAATAAACTGATTAATTGGCTTAAATCTCAAAAAAGCGACGTAATTTTATTTTCTAGGGGCGATCCTCTTTGGTTTGGTATTGGGAGAATACTTATCGAAAACTTTTCAAAAGAAGAATTAAGTTTCTATCCATCAAATACATGTTTTCAATTAGCATTTAGCAAACTAAAAATATCTTGGCAAGAAGCTATTTATGTAAGTATTCACGGAAGAGATTCAACTAAATTGATTGAGGTACTAAAAACAAAGCCCTTAAGTCTAGCGATCATTACAGATTCAAAAAACAACGGATTAGAAATAATTCAAAATAATTTATTAGAGTTAAATCTAGAGAATCTTTACGAATTTTGGATTTGTGAGGAAATAGGTTTTAAAAATGAAAAGATCAGAAAATTTAACCTCAAAGAAAAATTACCATCTGACATTTCTAATTTGAATATTGCTGTTCTTCTGAGAAAAGAAAAAGATCATGTAGAAACTGATATCCCTTTATTTGGATTAAAAGATGATACTTTTAAAACTTTTGAAGACAGACCAAATTTATTAACAAAAAGGGAAGTTAGAATTCAAATTTTGGCTGATTTAGAGTTACCAGAAAATGGCACAATTTGGGATATTGGAGCAGGTTGCGGCTCCATTGGTTTAGAAGCATTAAAATTAAGGCCTAATTTAAAATTATTTTGTATTGATAAAAGAATTGGCTCAAAAGAGTTAATCTCAGAAAATGCAAGAAGATTAGGAGTTTCCCCTAAAGATATTTTTGAAGAAGATGTAAATAATTTATTTAATTCCAATAATATTAATTCTTTGAGAGAGGCTAAGAGAATAATTATTGGTGGCTGTGATAAAAAGACTAAGCTTCGAATTATTAATGAATTGTCTATACATATGAACTGTGGAGATATTGTTGCTATTCCTTTAATAGATATCCAAACCATTAAAGATCTAAGAGATACCTTAAAAGGAAATAATTTCGAAGTGAATTTAAATCTTATCCAGACTTATAAAAGCTTAAGTATTTCAGAAGGAATAAGAATGGATCCAAATAATCCTGTATTTTTGCTTAGAGGAAGAAAACTTTCTTAA
- a CDS encoding NAD(+) kinase encodes MVRKAGLIVNDGKELAVQTAISVQKKLEKSNYEVVRVSSSGGMVGFANPDQHVRPLGYSNCVPEGFDSSMEFAIVLGGDGTVLSAARQTAPAKIPILTINTGHLGFLAEAYLSNLEEAIDKLIIGKWDIEERKSLIISVMRNEQRRWESLCLNEMALHREPLTSMCHFEISIGRHAPVDISADGVILSTPTGSTAYSLSAGGPVITPDCPVVQLTPIAPHSLASRALVFNDSEPVTVFPATPERLVMVVDGNAGCYVWPEDRVLIRKSKHSVKFIRLEDHEFFQVLRNKLGWGLPHVGKPNK; translated from the coding sequence TTGGTACGTAAAGCTGGACTAATCGTCAATGATGGTAAAGAACTGGCTGTTCAAACTGCAATTTCCGTTCAAAAAAAATTGGAAAAATCCAATTATGAAGTTGTAAGAGTAAGTAGTTCTGGAGGTATGGTTGGCTTTGCCAATCCTGATCAACACGTGCGTCCATTAGGATATTCGAATTGTGTGCCAGAAGGGTTCGATTCCTCTATGGAGTTTGCGATTGTTCTTGGTGGAGATGGAACAGTACTTTCTGCTGCGCGACAAACAGCTCCTGCAAAAATTCCAATCCTTACAATAAACACTGGGCATTTAGGTTTTCTTGCGGAAGCATATCTTTCAAATCTAGAGGAAGCAATTGATAAACTTATTATCGGTAAATGGGATATAGAAGAAAGAAAAAGTTTAATTATTAGCGTAATGAGAAATGAGCAAAGAAGATGGGAATCTCTTTGTTTGAATGAAATGGCCCTTCATAGAGAACCTCTGACGAGTATGTGTCATTTTGAAATTTCCATAGGAAGACATGCTCCAGTCGATATATCTGCAGATGGGGTCATCCTTTCTACTCCAACTGGCTCAACAGCTTATTCTTTAAGCGCCGGGGGCCCTGTTATTACACCCGATTGCCCAGTAGTGCAATTAACACCAATCGCTCCACATTCATTAGCTTCTAGGGCTTTGGTTTTTAATGATTCGGAACCAGTTACTGTTTTCCCTGCTACTCCTGAAAGGTTAGTTATGGTGGTTGATGGAAATGCAGGTTGTTATGTTTGGCCTGAAGATAGGGTTCTAATTAGAAAAAGTAAACATTCGGTTAAGTTCATAAGGCTTGAGGATCATGAGTTCTTTCAGGTATTAAGAAATAAATTAGGTTGGGGTTTGCCTCATGTTGGTAAACCTAATAAGTAA
- the larB gene encoding nickel pincer cofactor biosynthesis protein LarB, with protein MNLDIRFDFQRRGRIGLIEAIWGADKSIDQLERVSKEVLEKKEVVFITRIDKEKAAHLLEIFKEGRFIEEANCFIIGENLNKFSTNKKVAIISGGSSDLAVTLEAKLSLEIYGVSCQTFIDVGVAGLHRLFSEIEEINKYDVLIVCAGMEGALATVIGGLLSQPIIAVPVSIGYGVSKNGETALNSMLSSCAPGISVMNIDNGYGAAMAALRIIKRIC; from the coding sequence ATGAATTTAGATATTAGGTTTGACTTCCAGAGAAGAGGAAGAATTGGACTTATTGAAGCGATTTGGGGTGCAGATAAAAGTATAGATCAATTGGAGAGAGTGTCTAAAGAAGTCTTAGAAAAAAAAGAAGTAGTTTTTATTACGCGTATTGATAAAGAAAAAGCTGCACATTTATTAGAAATCTTTAAGGAGGGGAGATTTATTGAAGAAGCAAATTGCTTTATAATTGGTGAAAATTTAAATAAATTCTCGACAAATAAAAAAGTAGCAATAATCTCAGGAGGCTCTAGTGATTTAGCAGTAACACTTGAAGCTAAATTATCTCTAGAAATTTATGGAGTTAGCTGTCAAACTTTTATAGATGTAGGAGTAGCAGGACTTCATCGTTTATTCAGTGAAATAGAGGAAATTAATAAATACGATGTTCTTATAGTTTGTGCGGGAATGGAAGGAGCTCTCGCAACTGTTATTGGAGGATTATTATCTCAACCTATAATTGCGGTGCCGGTTTCCATAGGGTATGGAGTTAGTAAGAATGGAGAAACTGCTCTAAATAGTATGTTATCAAGTTGTGCTCCTGGGATTTCGGTTATGAATATAGACAATGGTTATGGAGCGGCAATGGCTGCGCTAAGAATTATAAAAAGGATTTGCTAA
- the surE gene encoding 5'/3'-nucleotidase SurE — MESLNILISNDDGVFAEGIRALAKSALKKGHKVTVVCPDQERSATGHGLTLQSPLRVERADELFDKGIKAWGCSGTPADCVKLALSELLDKKPDLVLSGINHGPNLGTDIFCSGTVAAAMEGTLENVPSMAISVASFKWKNFEFAGEIAMNIAEQAIKDSWPKSLLLNLNIPPCERNKIKELSWTRLSIRKYKNQFSKREDPRGDDYYWLAGEAVLDLKSKGDGPKNWPSDVSQIQENKISLTPVEPDLFWRGSIDVLPKINTSFINAS; from the coding sequence ATGGAATCATTAAATATTTTAATAAGTAATGACGATGGGGTTTTCGCTGAGGGAATAAGAGCTCTAGCCAAATCCGCATTAAAAAAAGGGCATAAAGTAACAGTAGTATGTCCGGACCAAGAAAGATCGGCGACTGGTCATGGCCTCACTTTGCAGTCACCTTTGAGAGTTGAAAGAGCAGATGAATTATTTGATAAAGGTATTAAAGCTTGGGGTTGTTCAGGGACCCCTGCTGATTGCGTTAAACTCGCACTATCAGAATTATTAGATAAAAAACCTGACTTAGTTCTTTCTGGAATAAATCATGGTCCAAATTTAGGAACAGACATTTTTTGTTCTGGAACAGTAGCTGCAGCTATGGAAGGTACTTTAGAAAATGTTCCATCAATGGCAATAAGTGTTGCGAGTTTTAAATGGAAAAATTTTGAATTTGCAGGTGAAATTGCAATGAATATTGCTGAACAAGCAATAAAGGATAGTTGGCCAAAGTCTCTTCTTTTGAACTTGAACATACCTCCTTGTGAAAGAAATAAAATAAAGGAATTATCCTGGACAAGATTATCAATCCGAAAATATAAAAACCAATTTTCTAAAAGGGAAGATCCAAGAGGCGATGATTATTATTGGTTAGCAGGTGAGGCTGTTTTAGATCTTAAATCAAAAGGTGATGGCCCCAAGAATTGGCCTAGTGATGTCTCTCAAATACAAGAAAATAAAATTTCTCTTACACCAGTAGAACCAGACTTGTTTTGGAGAGGAAGTATAGATGTGTTACCAAAAATCAATACTTCATTTATAAATGCTTCTTAG
- a CDS encoding thiamine phosphate synthase, producing the protein MKNPNIIQPEDLRISQIIDANLDRAREGLRVLEDWARFGLGNEDFVIRIKNFRQILGKNHLEIYKLSRNHIEDQCKGLSHVEQINRNSSSKIISSNSARVQEALRVIEEFSRIHNSKLSKIASEIRYEIYTLEIEILNFNTRKRAQSIISKNNLYSITDPRENLLEIIEKILLGGVKIIQHRFKEGNDKDHLKEAIEINKLCKKYNSLFIVNNRLDIALASKADGVHLGQDDLDIKTVRKLLGASKIIGVSANNSTDINKAVKDGCDYIGVGPVFPTLTKKNKEPLGEEKIKALTKELNIPCFAIGGINKLNISSLKNHGISKVAIVSGLLNSEDPKDEAMIIIKELSHEN; encoded by the coding sequence ATGAAAAACCCAAACATAATTCAACCTGAAGATTTACGAATATCTCAAATTATTGACGCTAATTTAGATAGAGCAAGAGAAGGTCTAAGGGTTTTGGAGGACTGGGCCAGATTTGGCTTGGGTAATGAAGATTTTGTTATAAGAATAAAAAACTTCCGACAAATATTAGGTAAAAATCATTTAGAAATTTATAAATTATCAAGAAACCATATTGAAGATCAATGCAAAGGGTTATCTCATGTCGAACAAATCAACAGGAATAGTTCCTCTAAAATAATAAGTTCTAATTCTGCAAGAGTTCAAGAAGCGCTTCGAGTTATTGAAGAATTTTCAAGGATTCATAATAGTAAACTTTCTAAAATAGCTTCCGAGATTAGATATGAAATTTACACTTTAGAAATTGAAATATTAAATTTCAATACTCGTAAGAGAGCACAATCAATAATTAGTAAAAACAATTTATATTCGATAACAGACCCAAGAGAAAACTTATTAGAAATAATTGAAAAAATATTATTAGGAGGGGTAAAAATAATTCAGCATCGATTTAAAGAAGGTAATGATAAAGACCATCTCAAAGAGGCAATTGAAATAAATAAATTATGTAAGAAATATAATTCTTTGTTCATCGTTAATAACAGATTAGATATAGCATTGGCATCAAAGGCAGATGGTGTTCATCTTGGTCAAGACGACCTCGATATAAAAACAGTAAGAAAATTACTTGGTGCCTCAAAAATCATTGGAGTTTCAGCCAACAATTCAACTGACATCAATAAGGCTGTAAAAGATGGATGCGATTACATTGGAGTCGGGCCAGTTTTTCCAACTTTGACAAAGAAAAATAAAGAACCTCTCGGTGAAGAGAAAATTAAGGCCTTAACAAAAGAACTAAATATTCCTTGTTTTGCAATAGGAGGAATTAATAAATTAAATATCTCTTCTCTAAAAAATCATGGAATTAGTAAGGTTGCAATAGTTTCTGGGCTGCTAAATTCAGAAGATCCAAAAGATGAAGCTATGATTATCATAAAAGAATTATCCCATGAAAATTAG
- a CDS encoding DUF3611 family protein, which produces MSDKIDFQSLSFGMRRIGWIRFWLQSILGVVVTAVLLFSNVVNKSEGQLSLTPGLSLTTISLILLLFSLWQGWLIVRTGRAIASNARPSRGQTSKLIKRGLINDLLGILFGLIGYQALMGALFIQASSQTTGQLITASSDIPITGLEILSVLSNTQVIAAHFFGLCFSLWLLRSIYK; this is translated from the coding sequence ATGTCTGACAAAATTGATTTTCAGTCGCTTTCATTTGGAATGCGGCGCATTGGGTGGATACGCTTTTGGCTTCAATCCATTTTAGGTGTTGTAGTAACAGCTGTTTTGCTTTTTTCAAATGTTGTAAATAAAAGCGAAGGACAACTGAGTTTGACTCCGGGTCTATCTCTAACAACAATTTCTTTGATTTTACTACTTTTTAGTTTGTGGCAAGGTTGGTTAATAGTCAGAACTGGCAGAGCAATTGCAAGTAATGCTAGACCCTCTAGAGGGCAAACAAGCAAATTAATAAAAAGAGGCTTAATAAATGATTTGTTAGGAATTTTGTTTGGCTTAATTGGATATCAAGCACTTATGGGTGCACTTTTTATACAGGCTTCCTCTCAAACAACTGGTCAACTTATTACGGCGTCATCTGATATTCCTATTACTGGTCTTGAGATTTTATCAGTACTAAGTAATACACAAGTTATCGCCGCTCATTTCTTTGGACTTTGCTTCTCTTTATGGTTGCTAAGAAGCATTTATAAATGA
- a CDS encoding bifunctional riboflavin kinase/FAD synthetase, with translation MISLISPSEVKQPTSIAIGSFDGLHAGHRKLIESVVKENDYTPTIASFWPHPREVLYKETRLRLDLPEEKLPILEDLGIEQLVLIPFDKNLSKLSAEKFIKNILINQLQAKSISVGANFRFGFKRSGDINTIKLATKDLDIKLKIISILEDKGGRISSSRIRDLLQKSDLKNAFKILNRPYSFKGKVVKGKGIGKSLGFPTANLEIDGRKFLPGEGVYAAWSTINNSSNKIASVMNLGSQPTIDPLLPSAVEVHLINKDINLYGLNLSVEPIEKLRSQIKFQNIDELSNQITKDRENALKILCKHNK, from the coding sequence GTGATCTCTTTAATATCACCATCTGAAGTTAAGCAGCCCACCTCAATCGCTATTGGTAGTTTTGATGGTCTGCACGCGGGTCATAGAAAATTAATAGAAAGTGTTGTTAAAGAAAATGATTACACACCCACAATCGCAAGCTTTTGGCCACATCCAAGAGAAGTGCTCTATAAAGAAACTCGTCTTAGACTTGATCTACCAGAGGAAAAGCTCCCTATCCTTGAAGATCTTGGCATAGAACAATTGGTTCTAATTCCCTTTGATAAGAATCTTTCTAAATTAAGTGCAGAGAAATTTATTAAAAATATTTTGATCAATCAATTACAAGCAAAAAGTATTTCAGTAGGGGCTAATTTTAGATTTGGCTTCAAAAGAAGTGGAGATATTAATACAATTAAACTTGCCACAAAAGATTTGGATATAAAACTAAAAATCATTTCAATTTTAGAGGATAAGGGAGGAAGAATTAGCAGCAGCAGAATAAGAGATTTATTACAAAAAAGTGATTTAAAGAATGCTTTTAAAATACTTAATAGGCCATACAGTTTTAAAGGAAAAGTAGTTAAAGGAAAAGGTATTGGGAAGAGCCTAGGATTTCCTACAGCAAATCTTGAAATAGATGGAAGAAAATTTTTACCTGGTGAAGGAGTCTATGCAGCATGGTCTACGATAAATAATTCTTCCAATAAAATTGCCTCTGTTATGAATCTTGGTTCTCAACCAACTATTGATCCTCTCTTGCCATCTGCTGTTGAAGTTCATTTAATTAATAAAGATATCAACCTATATGGGCTAAATTTATCAGTAGAACCTATTGAGAAGCTAAGATCACAAATCAAGTTTCAAAATATTGATGAACTCTCTAATCAAATTACAAAAGACAGAGAAAATGCATTAAAAATTCTTTGTAAGCATAATAAATAA
- the thiS gene encoding sulfur carrier protein ThiS, producing the protein MKISVNGKEKKIELENENALLSSTLEFLGYKQNTVVVEVNDLIINSKKWDSEILKEGDKLEIVSIVGGG; encoded by the coding sequence ATGAAAATTAGTGTTAACGGTAAAGAAAAAAAAATAGAACTAGAAAATGAAAATGCTTTACTTTCAAGCACTTTAGAATTCCTAGGATATAAGCAAAATACTGTGGTAGTCGAAGTAAATGACTTAATTATTAACTCAAAAAAATGGGATAGTGAAATACTTAAAGAAGGCGATAAGTTAGAAATCGTATCTATTGTTGGAGGCGGATAA
- the trmD gene encoding tRNA (guanosine(37)-N1)-methyltransferase TrmD, translating into MTRFNFDVITLFPKAFELINNLGVITRALEKNLINVNLHDLREYGEGNYRQVDDKPYGGGSGMVLKPEPIYKAHDSIDKLPNSKTLLMTPQGKVLKQQDLLRWSSLDQLIIICGQYEGFDERVRCLADEEVSIGDYVLSGGEIPSISIINGLTRLLPGTLGDPGSLIDESHNSSLLEYPHYTRPLIFREMRVPDILVSGNHEEIKLWRKQKMLERTLDRRNDLISNDDYKKLPKSKRINRDSNEIMKFRIGNGYDIHRLVEGRDLIIGGVKMQHPDNLGLDGHSDADVLSHSIMDALLGALSLGDIGKYFPPSDQKWKNADSLFLLSKVIELIRKEGWEVNNIDSVIVAERPKIKPHVQLMKNNISNTLQINGSFIGIKATTNEKLGPEGREEGISCHSVVLLEKKE; encoded by the coding sequence ATGACTCGTTTCAATTTTGACGTAATTACGTTGTTTCCCAAAGCTTTTGAATTAATCAATAATTTAGGGGTCATAACAAGAGCTTTAGAGAAAAATCTGATTAATGTTAACTTGCACGATTTAAGAGAATACGGAGAAGGTAATTATAGGCAAGTAGATGATAAGCCTTACGGGGGAGGTTCAGGGATGGTTTTAAAACCAGAACCGATCTACAAGGCTCATGATTCAATAGATAAATTACCGAATAGTAAAACTCTATTAATGACTCCACAAGGTAAAGTCTTGAAGCAGCAGGATCTTTTAAGATGGTCTTCTTTGGATCAATTGATAATTATTTGTGGGCAATACGAAGGTTTTGATGAAAGAGTTAGATGCTTGGCTGATGAAGAGGTTTCTATCGGTGATTATGTACTTTCAGGTGGCGAAATTCCTTCTATATCTATAATAAATGGCTTAACAAGATTATTACCAGGAACCCTAGGAGATCCAGGCTCCTTAATAGATGAGAGTCATAATTCTTCTTTATTAGAATATCCTCATTACACTAGACCTTTAATTTTTAGAGAAATGAGGGTACCAGATATTCTGGTTAGTGGTAATCATGAAGAGATTAAATTATGGCGTAAGCAAAAAATGTTAGAAAGGACCTTGGATAGAAGAAATGATTTGATTTCGAATGATGACTATAAAAAATTACCAAAAAGTAAGAGAATAAACAGAGACTCAAATGAAATAATGAAATTCCGAATAGGTAATGGATATGATATTCATAGATTAGTGGAGGGGCGGGACTTAATAATTGGAGGAGTTAAGATGCAGCATCCTGATAATTTAGGACTTGATGGTCATAGTGATGCTGACGTTCTTAGTCATTCAATAATGGATGCATTATTAGGAGCTCTATCTCTTGGAGATATTGGAAAATATTTCCCACCATCTGATCAGAAATGGAAAAATGCTGATAGTTTATTTTTATTATCTAAAGTTATTGAATTAATTAGAAAGGAAGGTTGGGAAGTTAATAATATTGATAGCGTTATCGTGGCTGAAAGACCAAAAATTAAACCCCATGTGCAACTAATGAAGAATAATATTTCCAATACCTTACAAATTAATGGTAGTTTTATTGGAATAAAGGCTACCACAAATGAGAAATTGGGACCTGAGGGTAGAGAGGAAGGAATAAGTTGTCACTCTGTAGTGTTGCTTGAGAAAAAAGAATGA
- a CDS encoding TIGR03792 family protein yields the protein MKIKFNVKEKIKNLSFLFIFLFIFLFQINSPTLNALPMDTYQSGPVTEELRLKIPSEFKKVWLQAEKEVWEPWLSIQSGFLGRQIFWDKEKEEALILVNWENKKLWKSISMNEVNEVQEKFEENVKTSLNTNVNPFELIYEGELVKQG from the coding sequence ATGAAAATAAAATTTAATGTTAAAGAGAAAATAAAAAACCTTTCTTTTTTATTTATTTTTCTATTCATTTTTCTTTTTCAAATCAATTCTCCAACCCTTAATGCTCTTCCCATGGATACTTATCAAAGTGGACCTGTCACAGAAGAATTAAGACTTAAGATTCCTTCTGAGTTTAAAAAAGTATGGCTTCAGGCTGAAAAAGAAGTTTGGGAGCCTTGGTTATCTATTCAATCTGGTTTTTTAGGTAGACAAATATTCTGGGATAAAGAAAAGGAAGAAGCTTTAATATTGGTAAACTGGGAAAATAAAAAACTATGGAAAAGTATATCAATGAACGAAGTAAATGAGGTGCAAGAAAAATTCGAAGAAAACGTTAAAACATCTTTGAATACAAATGTTAATCCTTTTGAATTAATTTATGAAGGAGAGTTAGTTAAACAAGGATGA
- a CDS encoding DUF3122 domain-containing protein, with amino-acid sequence MMKILKLNKNILFKVLIPFSILISIVFNPLKVFAEIAETEINGELMNASSEFLRDLDFETWQLVAYKSPFFEDKLILRVIGYPGNLRIDHPTKLQVDSGRKQWLLNDKTLLNAELANDGRQAAAEFDLNELVNNIDKNRPLRLSLSGVFSELPVPPFVVKEWRSLD; translated from the coding sequence ATGATGAAAATTTTAAAATTAAATAAGAATATTCTTTTCAAGGTTTTAATACCTTTTTCTATACTAATTTCTATAGTTTTTAATCCACTTAAGGTTTTTGCAGAAATAGCAGAAACAGAAATTAATGGAGAATTAATGAATGCTAGCAGTGAGTTTTTAAGAGATCTAGATTTTGAAACATGGCAACTAGTTGCATATAAGTCGCCATTTTTTGAAGATAAATTGATCCTAAGAGTAATTGGATATCCTGGCAATCTTAGGATTGATCATCCAACAAAGTTACAAGTGGATTCTGGAAGAAAACAGTGGTTATTAAATGACAAAACATTATTAAATGCTGAATTAGCTAACGATGGAAGACAAGCTGCTGCGGAATTTGATTTGAATGAACTAGTAAATAACATTGATAAAAATAGGCCACTCAGATTATCTTTATCAGGTGTTTTTTCAGAGTTGCCAGTTCCTCCTTTCGTCGTTAAAGAATGGAGATCATTAGATTAA
- the pheS gene encoding phenylalanine--tRNA ligase subunit alpha — MSQIESLSQIEGKLNNLSLLANENIKNAKSDSELDQLRVSLLGKKGELSIILKTMGKLSSVDRPIIGQKANLIKINLQDLITERKNQLISEAIDKQIEDEKIDVTIPSTGTLPGNKHPLISTQDEIIDIFCGLGYSVENGPEIESDFYNFESLNIPKNHPARDMQDTFYLDENRLLRTHTSPVQIRYLENNPPPVRIIAPGRVYRRDAVDATHSPVFNQVEVLCIDQDINFSHLRGTVLTFLKTFFGDIPVRFRASYFPFTEPSAEVDVQWKGKWLEVMGCGMVDPKVLEKLGIDSEKWTGFAAGLGVERFCMVRHQIDDIRRFYTNDLRFLKQF, encoded by the coding sequence GTGAGTCAAATTGAATCATTAAGCCAAATTGAGGGCAAATTAAATAATCTCTCCCTCCTCGCGAATGAAAATATAAAAAATGCGAAAAGTGATTCTGAATTGGACCAATTAAGAGTCTCTTTGTTAGGAAAAAAAGGAGAATTATCAATAATATTGAAGACTATGGGCAAATTATCTTCTGTTGATAGACCAATTATTGGACAGAAGGCAAACTTGATAAAGATAAACTTGCAAGATTTAATTACTGAAAGAAAAAATCAACTTATTAGTGAAGCCATAGATAAACAGATCGAAGATGAAAAAATTGATGTTACGATTCCTTCCACAGGAACCCTTCCTGGGAATAAGCACCCCTTAATTTCAACTCAAGATGAGATCATAGATATTTTTTGCGGATTAGGATACTCAGTAGAGAATGGCCCAGAGATAGAGAGTGATTTTTATAATTTTGAGTCACTTAACATACCTAAAAATCATCCAGCTCGAGATATGCAGGATACTTTTTATCTAGATGAAAATCGTCTACTAAGAACTCATACATCACCTGTTCAGATTAGATATCTTGAAAATAATCCACCTCCAGTAAGAATTATTGCTCCAGGAAGAGTTTACAGAAGAGATGCTGTAGACGCTACTCACTCTCCTGTTTTTAATCAAGTGGAGGTTTTATGTATCGATCAAGATATAAACTTTAGTCATTTAAGAGGAACTGTGCTGACTTTTTTAAAAACTTTTTTTGGAGATATTCCTGTAAGATTTAGAGCTAGTTATTTCCCTTTTACTGAACCTTCTGCAGAAGTTGATGTTCAATGGAAAGGTAAATGGTTAGAAGTAATGGGTTGTGGAATGGTAGATCCAAAGGTTCTAGAAAAATTAGGAATTGATTCTGAGAAATGGACTGGATTTGCTGCTGGATTAGGTGTAGAGAGATTCTGTATGGTGAGACATCAGATTGATGATATAAGAAGGTTCTATACTAATGATCTTAGATTCTTAAAGCAGTTTTAA